TTCCAATGTCATTCACTCCAGTACTCATCTACATCTGAATCATTAGAGATACACAAACAATGGCCTGCGCACAACCCACGCCACCGGTCTATTCTCGGCACCCGCCACGTGGGAAGAGTTGAGCGACGACGAAAgtgcgtcgccgccgccaactttctcgccaccacccacatCAGATGGGCGACACACTGCGCTCGCGTTCCGCGTCGCTTAGTTCGGTTGGCTCAGCTGCTCTTCCCACGTTTGAAGGTATCGTCTCCCAGCGCCCACCAACGACCAAGGTCGATGACGAAACGGccatcgccgtcctcggAACAAACGGGGTACGACTCAAGGTCGACGCTGGGCCTGGGTGCGGCGGAATAGCATGGCCTTCTGGCGAGGTGAGCAATCCCGCAGATCATAAGATGAAGAGaagcacaagcacaagctCATGCTAGGTCCTGACGGCGTACCTCGCGCACAGGCAGGCTAGTGCGCCCGAGCACCTCCGTGGCAAAaaggtgctcgagctcggtaGTGGAACTGGGCTCGTCGGTATCGCCGCtgctctcctcgagcagagCGCCGAGGTGTGGGTTACCGACCAGGCGGTGCTCCTGGACCTCATGCTGGTCAATGCGGCGCTTAATGTCAAGGGCGGTAACCTGcatgtcgccgagctcaactGGGGTGAGGAGATCAAGACTGTCCCGACCGACGTGGAtgtcatcctcgccgccgactgCGTCTACTTTGAGGTGAGCTAACCACCTATCAGTAAGCTGACGCTAGCCGGCCTTTCCCCTGCTAGTCAAGACGCTATGCGACCTCGCGCCTTTTGGcaaggagattgagatTCTCTTCTGCTGGAAGAAGCGCAGAAAGGTGCGTCGACTGGGTCGAAGGATTGCGCATGATTGAGTACTGACGACAGGCCGACAAGCGCTTCTTCATGATGCTCAAGAAGCACTTTGACTCGGAGCCGGTTCTCGACGACCCAGAGCGCGAGAGGTATAACCGCGAGGGCGTGAGGCTCCTGCGTCtccgccgacgtcgataGAGACGCATTGTGGCGGGTTGTGCGTTCTGGCAGTAGTTTTGCCTGATACCAAAGCAGCCGCCAGTGGTGTGAGATTACATGTGGGCATGCACGGATGCAATGTTCTACATGTTCTGGAGAGATTGTGTCATTATCACGGGGCGCCGGATGTGCTGGCTTGGCGCGTGCGACATGAGCAGCGTGACGCCGTAGGTCGCGTGATAAACAAAAGTCAGCCGCGCTTGGTCGTCACGTCACAGCCGCAGCACGCGCGGAAGTCACGGCGCGTGAGCGTGTGACACCCCTTTGACCTGTGGCGAGTGATCGTGTCCCCTCGTACTTGTCCACTCGAAATGGAACACACCCCGCCGGAATGTACACTACACTGAACAGCTGACCTGGCCTGGGTCATATACATTGTAATCGGCGTATCGAGCCCTGGCACAATTGACACTGGACAATGTGGCGGAGGGGATGAAGCTGATCGAGTGGGATGTGATGTGACATGAAACGGCTGCTGCAAAGTAGAGACGGGATGGAACTCGTTTTGTGGCTGGTCAAGCGGGGAGTAATGAGCATTCAATACAGGGTGGGAGATTGACAGATTGACACCTTATTGCAATGACATTAGCCATTTTAATAAAATGGAATCATATCGGCATGAGCAGCCATGACTGCTCCTATGACGTCTGGCCCTCTGCATCTTGCTAGTGAGGGTGATTGAGAGACGAGTGCGTgaatgggatgggatggacAAGTGCTGGCAACAAgttgggggggggggggggggtttGGGGTGGAGCCGATTCAGCATTCCTCAATTAGCCCCTCGCGTTCCTTTGCGACGGAAGGTACAAAAGGTACACAACGCGATCTACATCAAGACTTGTTTTAAATGCTCATTCTCTGTCATCCTCTCTCACTTGTTACAAACACTTTAACATGACTCTAGTCTGTTCATCACACACCGACATTGATCCAAACATCCCACGCCGCACAATCCCAATCCcaccccccctcccactccccctcccactcccactcccactcgcaACAGAGATAACACCCATGTGTTCCGCCGACTCAACTTGCCCAACCTACCCCGCCTACCCCGCCTACCCCTCCTCGGTCCCCATGCGCAGGAGTTACGCCAACATGGGCGTTGCGCGTCCcgccccctccctctccatctcccgGACATGTGAGGTGTCCATGGCACTCGCACCCTCGATGGCCCCCACAAGTTGTGCAATGCAACGTTGTCCCAGTTCATATGGCGTCGACGGTAACCCGTACGCCAATCACCAACTTGCGACTACGCCACCATGTACCCCACTGAGCCGTACCCCATTAGGTGCACTTCCCACAAACGTCGCAGCGCAGAAGCTAGTGAGTTCCAAGTCGCCGGTTGTTGATCGCGTGCCTGGAATCCGGTTCCTTTTTCCGGCTCCACGCTTGCTCGATTCCGCTGACCCAAGATTCGGAATGCCACCCCGTCCCAGCCACGGCCATGTATTGCGCCTACAGATCTCGTGTAGAAGCTTCGAGTTGaggcctcgacctcgctcgGACAAAGCGGACAAAGCGGACAAAGACGAAGAGCGGAACGAAGGAGAACAAGGCGGTGCGACGGACGATCAGTAAACAATCGTCATCAGCCAAGCACAAACCAAACAACCAAATTATACTTTCCAACCCTCATCGCCTACCGAGCTGGTCTCGGATACACATACACACGACACAGCTGAGCTGTACGCGCGCCAGAGCTGTACGCGAGCCTGATGGCTGTACACACTACGACCAACCATGACCGACGCCCCATGACAAACGCCCCATGACAAACGACTCACAACCGACTGTTTCTTCTGCCCATGACAATACACCCCATACCCTCTGTATCCCTAGCTTTGCATGAATCATCTCGGCCTGTCTGCCTGTCTGCCTGTCTGCTGGTCTCTGGTGAATCACTCATTCTTATTTTCACCCAACTCTAGAGTCTACGCGGTGGAATACAAGCTGGCATGGCTCTCGACCCAATCCAAGCCAGTCCATTACATGACAATGACATCCGGGCCGACAGGGGTACCACTATTTCccgaggctgcggctgtTCAGCCGTCAACGTCAGCGTCAGTGTCAGCTGCCAGCACGTGCACAACAAGTACATGACTCGGCCAAACCAAGCCCTGCTACAACGTTCCAATCGGTCTAGTCTCTATGCCTATGCGATTGCCAGCTTGGGGCAGTCTGCTGGCGCAATCACGTCCGTTGGTTGGAAACGGCAACCCGCAATCGTATCACCATTAACCATATCCACAGCCTCGACACGAATTCTGGCCGACTCGTCATCTGCCACAATCCCCGCCGCGAGATTACGCTTGAGGGTGCGACGGAGGCAGATGTCGCGCGGGACCTCGACCCACACGCGCAGATCCATAGCAGCCGCGGCATCGCGCCACCCCTCCGCATCGTACAATGTGTACAGGCcctcgatgacgacgatgcgGTGGTACGGCTCAATCGGTGAGGGTGACGGCGCGGGATCCTTGACCGAGTGGTCGAATGTCGGGAATGGCAGGGGGGTGGATACGGCGGTCGTCGGCTGCCGAAGCGCGTGCACAAACGCCGTGTATCCCGACTTGTCAAAGGTGTGTGCTGCGCCCTGTAGTTAGTGACAGACATGTGTGTGGGCGAGTGGAGTCAGAGTCGGAGTCGGGGGTTGGAGCGTCGCACGACTCAGCGCAGACCGACTCACTCGCCACCAGTGCGCGTCCTCGGGGTCAGAAgacgcgtcgagctgcgcacGTGAGTAGTGCCAcccgtcgaggccgacacAGACGGCGGGCGCGGGTGACTGCCCAACGAGCTCGTTGACGCGTTCAACAAGGGGGTGAGCGAGGGTACTCTTGCCAGATCCTGGgcgcctggcgtcagctgaGTGTTCTGAAGCACTTTGTTCTGGTCCTCTGCAGCTGAATATACGCACCCAGCaatggcgacgaggaggcgcgagCCAGTCGCGCCCGGTGGTAgactggcgtcagctcatCATCAACCTAGCCAGGCATTGTTCTCCAAAGCCAAAGCCCTAGCCCACCGTCCAAGACTCACTCGGCATACGCGGCCACGATGCGCTGTGAAAGCCGCTCGATCTCGGGATCGAGGCCCGGGGGACGAATCATTGCATGCGTGAGCTATCAGTCGAGTTTGTTGTTATGGTATGGCCAGTTCGAACAGGTACAATAGATAGATCGGATAACGGCGTCCGATGGTGAGTTGCCCGGCTCATCTTCGGCTAAACTTGGCCAAAAGAAGTGTGTCTTTGTCTTCCCTgcatcgccacccaacatCCATCTTTCtcctcatcaacatcaacatgGGCCTCGCGCAGAGCCAGCCCTCCAACACGCCGGACCGAGGGGCCGGCGTGGCGGCATACTTTCTTCCAGCACCGAGCGCACAGCTGACACACGACCAcccgcgctcggcctctaTTGCGGcagaggtcgaggctgcGTTGGGGAGATTGCCACCGGATATCGTGCATCGCATCATGGATCTGGCCGGGATGTGGACCGTGTGTCGGAGGACCAACCGACggccgctcgtcgtccatgctGGCGGGGCGGAGCATGGACTTGGAGGAACCGACTGGCGAACTGGAcaagaggacgaggcggccggCCTTGTCGATGGGCCTGGAGACGTGTGGTATCTCGTCTCGGCGCCGGTCGGGTGTCTCGGAGAAGAAGACAAGGcaggaagggggagggaagacTGGGACGCATCTGATGGCCCGGCCATCTTGGGGTCGGAGAGGGCGGCATGGCTCTCCGAAAGCCGGAAACAGAGGCTCGAACGGGATGTGATTGAACAAAcagagggagaggaagaggatcAGGATCAAGAATCAAACATCGAGCGACAATGCTGGTGGCTCCGTCGCATCGTGCTTGAAACCTTCTCGCGCGACCAGGGATGGACGGTCAACGACGACCACTACGGTGCGCCGCTCCGTGCGCCTCCCCGCCGGTGAAGCTAATGCAGGCACGTACGTGTGGTCGTATTCGTGGTTCGAGCTGGGTCTGTTGCGCGGCGGGCACGAGGTCGGGCCCCGGCATCTCGTACAGTTCAATGTTGTTGGTGAGTGTAGCTCTTGCAGTGGTCGACCAGGCAGGATgcgctgacatcagccgGACAATACTTCAAAGTCCACCGCGTCGAGTTGGACGGGACACATCCCCTCGTTCGGGCGGCACGCGATGGCGACCGCGTGGTAGTCTGGGTGCGCGCGATGGAGCCCGGGTGGCAGAACGTCGTCAAGTGAGCTACTATGTACCAACAGCTGaactgaccccagacgCGCAGCGCTTACGCTGCACGCGGCGCCCTTTGCTCCTCACTAGCAGGACCGCACTCGATGCTTCATCTGTAACTGATCTGTTGTACTTGTCATCTTAAGAGGTGTCATGTTAATAATCTTACGTCTGAGCAACTCGTGGTTTCTGACTGGCGATACAACCACTAATGACCTGTGCTATGCATGCAATAAAACTACCCGGCGCGCTTAAACTTGGCCTCCTGCTTACGGTCCTTGGCAGCCTTGCGCTCCGAAGacttgcgcttctcctccttaGTGGTGTCGACAAAGCGGTAAACAGTGTTGGCAGGCTTGGCAAAGTTCGTAGGCTGAACAGGCGGGGTCCACTTGGGAATAGGCTTgcgctcggccgcctcagCAGCCGCCTTGCGGTCCGCAatcacctcggcctcgctcTTGAACTGCCACGCCTCCATGACCATACCCTCGTACTTGGCCTGCTTGTGGAGGTCGCCGAACGCACCGCCGTGGCTCGTGCTGTGCTCCTTGATCCACTCTTCGTCCTGCTCAGCCTTGGTTGATGGGTGTGCGGCGCGCCCCTGCTCCTCGAATCGGCGCGACTCGAGTGACACCGTCTTGTTCTTCTTGGGCGATTGGACGTTCAAAAGTACCTCCATCCGGTTGTGGAATGCGtgttggagaggaagacCCTGGTGTCAGCCCGTCTTCAAGG
Above is a genomic segment from Cutaneotrichosporon cavernicola HIS019 DNA, chromosome: 1 containing:
- the EFM6 gene encoding uncharacterized protein (S-adenosyl-L-methionine-dependent protein-lysine N- methyltransferase that methylates elongation factor 1-alpha), with the protein product MGDTLRSRSASLSSVGSAALPTFEGIVSQRPPTTKVDDETAIAVLGTNGVRLKVDAGPGCGGIAWPSGEVLTAYLAHRQASAPEHLRGKKVLELGSGTGLVGIAAALLEQSAEVWVTDQAVLLDLMLVNAALNVKGGNLHVAELNWGEEIKTVPTDVDVILAADCVYFEPAFPLLVKTLCDLAPFGKEIEILFCWKKRRKADKRFFMMLKKHFDSEPVLDDPERERYNREGVRLLRLRRRR
- a CDS encoding uncharacterized protein (P-loop containing nucleoside triphosphate hydrolase protein) — protein: MIRPPGLDPEIERLSQRIVAAYADLPPGATGSRLLVAIAGRPGSGKSTLAHPLVERVNELVGQSPAPAVCVGLDGWHYSRAQLDASSDPEDAHWWRGAAHTFDKSGYTAFVHALRQPTTAVSTPLPFPTFDHSVKDPAPSPSPIEPYHRIVVIEGLYTLYDAEGWRDAAAAMDLRVWVEVPRDICLRRTLKRNLAAGIVADDESARIRVEAVDMVNGDTIAGCRFQPTDVIAPADCPKLAIA
- a CDS encoding uncharacterized protein (Eukaryotic mitochondrial regulator protein), which gives rise to MSFTTAVAGPSRLPHLTRPLAASARRGYAAPARKRNDEDEQELDADGNPIGGVMDDVTPDQVPPIWRFFRSYGDQFRVQPDGQPAKWIGGNIPYPSNPSFRPPPPLSNDLMDVLSEDLLQPGATVGQVAEKHNVSKARLEAVKKLKMVEAEFVRQGLPLQHAFHNRMEVLLNVQSPKKNKTVSLESRRFEEQGRAAHPSTKAEQDEEWIKEHSTSHGGAFGDLHKQAKYEGMVMEAWQFKSEAEVIADRKAAAEAAERKPIPKWTPPVQPTNFAKPANTVYRFVDTTKEEKRKSSERKAAKDRKQEAKFKRAG